Within the Planctomycetia bacterium genome, the region CTCCGAGGCCGCCGCTCGTGAGCCCGCCGGGGTGGCGGCTGGGCTCGATGACGATCACGGTCTTGCCGAGCTTTTTTGCCTGGATCGCCGCCACGAGGCCGCCGGACGTGGCGCCATAGACGACGATCTGCCGCGTCTCGACGGGCCGGGCGGCGACCGCGGCCCCCGCGATGCAGACCGCGGCAAGCAGGGCGATCAGCCGGAGGCCGATCACGGCATCGGCGAGACCCCGGCCCCCGGCGATCACTGGGCCGCGGGCTTCGAGGCAGCGGCGCGGGACTTTACTAAACCGACGAGTTCCTTGCACCGAAAAAACCCTACATTCATGCGGTGTCGTTGCCCGGGAAGAACGAGCACGCGCATCGTTCCACCGAGGGCGGCATACCGGTCCTTCAGCAAGCCGGAATTCAATTCGAGTGGCACGACCGTATCCATGTCGCCGTGGACCGCGAACAGGGGCACTTTGGCCTGTGCCAGATTGGCTAGCCGATCGACGGGCGTCATCTCGGCATAGAACGCATTCATCGACCTCTGCGATACGGGCCCGCCGTACACTCCGCCTCCCGTAGCCACAGAAATGCCGGCCTCGAGAAACCGTTCGGTCATCCCTCGCTCGGCTTCGCCGAACGCCCAATCGGGCGCGCACCAGACCCAAGCCTTCGTAACGCCGGCGAGTTCCGGCTTGGCGGCGATCACGAGCCCGCCCGGGATTTTTTCAGCAGCGAATGGCGGCTTTTTCTCCGCAACCGGCTCGGCGCGGAGGGCGCCGATGCAGAGTCCGAAGACGATCGCTGTGACGAGGCGTTGCACGGTTTTTCTTCGCGTCGTACCGCCGGCACCCGGGGCCCACCTATGGCGGAATCGTCCCGGCGGCCGCGACGGTTGTCAATCAGTGGCTGGCCGCGCCGGTTCCAAGCCGTCGAACTTTCGCCGCACGGACGCCACCGGAAACGAAAAAACCCCCGCGAAGCCCGACCATTCGGGCACTTCGCGAGGGTCTTCTGTTGAGAGGCTCCGGTCGGAGTCGAACCGACGATGGCGGATTTGCAATCCGCTGCCTTAGCCACTTGGCTACGGAGCCCTGACATCTCGAAGTACGCTACGGCACCCTTGGCAGACTGGTCAAGTTGTGCGCGTCGCGGGACTGGTGCGGATTCCCCCGCCTGGGGTGATCCTCCCGGTTCTGCTCCCTGTATCGGCTGTCACCACCCTGAGGCTTCAGTCCGACCGTAGCCGCCACCCTCAGAGCCCGCCGGATTCGCCGCGCCGGGGCACAAACGCCGGGCCTTGTGCCGATCGGTGGACCTGCCGATAAAGTCTCCACATTCGGGGCCGGCCCCCGGTGCCCGTGGCACCGGTCGGACCGCCCGGCGACCGAGGAGCGAAACGGCATGGGACGCGAGCGGGGATGCGACATCGGCCTGATCGGCTTGGCCGTGATGGGGGAGAACCTGGCCCTCAACATCGCCAGCCGGGGCTATTCGATCGCCGTCTACAACCGCACCACGAGTGTCACCGACGCCTTCACATCGGGTCGCGGCCGGCTCCCCAACGTCACGGGCTGCCACACGCTCCCCGACCTCGTCGCGGCCCTCGAGCGGCCCCGCAAGCTGATGATGATGGTCAAGGCCGGGTCGGCCGTCGACGATCTCATCAGGACCCTGATCCCCCTGCTCTCCCCCGGTGACGTCCTCATCGACGGCGGCAACACGCTCCCCTCCGACACCGACCGGCGCACCCGCGAGGTCGAGGCGGCTGGGCTCCTGTACGTCGGCACCGGCGTCTCCGGCGGCGAGGAGGGCGCGCTCAAGGGGCCGAGTCTCATGCCGGGCGGCTCGCCCGCCGCCTGGCCGCTCGTGAAGCCGATCTTCCAGGCGATCGCCGCCAAGGTCGGGCCGCAGGGCGACATCCCCTGCTGCGACTGGGTGGGCCCGCGCGGCGCCGGCAACTACGTGAAGATGGTCCACAACGGCATCGAGTACGGCGACATGCAGCTGATCTGCGAGGCCTACTGGCTGCTCAAGCACGGCGCCGGCCTGACCAACCCGGAACTCGCCCGGGTGTTCGCCGACTGGAACCGGGGAGACCTCGACAGCTACCTGATCGAGATCACCCGCGACATCTTCACGGTCCGCGACCCCGACACCGGCGACTTCCTCGTCGACCTGATCCTCGACAAGGCGGGGGCCAAGGGAACCGGCAAGTGGATGAGCCAATTGGCCCTCGACCTCGGCGTGCCGAGCACGCTCGTCACCGAGGCCGTCTACGCCCGCTGTCTCTCCGCCCTCAAGGACGCCCGCGGCCGCGCGAGCCAAGTCTTGCAGGGCCCCGACATGGCCAACCGGGGCAACAAGGCCGAGTTCATCGAACAGGTCCGCCAGGCGCTCTACGCCTCCAAGATCGCCAGCTACGCCCAGGGCTTCGTGCAGCTCGCCGCCGCCGCCAAGGAGCAGGACTGGCCGCTCGACTACGCCTCGATCGCCATGATGTGGCGTGGCGGCTGCATCATCCGCGCCCGGTTCCTGGAGCGGATCGCCGAGGCCTACCGCGACCGGCCCGACCTCGAGAACCTGATGCTCGCCCCGTACTTCACGGAAGCCCTCGCCACTGCCCAGAAGGCATGGCGGCACGTCGTCGCCAGCGCTGCCACGATCGGCGTGCCCGTGCCGGCGTTCATGTCGGCCCTCGCCTACTACGACGGCTACCGGCACGCCAGCCTGCCGGCGAACCTGCTCCAGGCCCAGCGCGACTACTTCGGCGCCCACACCTACGAGCGGACGGACAAGCCGGGCACGTTCCACTCCGAGTGGCTCGACCTGCGCACGCCCATGACCTGACCGCTCCGTGATTTGACGAGGACCAGCGCATGGCCGACGGCTTCCTGGAAAACCTGTTCAGCCTGAGGGGCCGCACGGCCGTCGTTGTCGGCGGCACGGGCGTGCTCGGCGGGGCGCTGGCCGACGGCCTCGCCGGCGCGGGCGCCTTCGTCGTCATCGCCGGCCGGGGCGCGGACCGGGGTGCGGCCCGCGTGGCAGCGATCCGGGCCGCCGGCGGCGACGGCATGTTTGTCAGCGTGGACGCCTGCGACCGGGCGAGCGTCAAGGCTCTGCTCGACGCCACCGTCGCCGCCCGCGGCCGGGCCGACATCCTCGTCAACTGCGCCGGCGTCAACTCGGCGCTGCCCTACTTCGACATCCCCGACGAGGATTTCACGAAGATCATCGACACGAACCTGAAGAGCACGCACCTCGGCTGCCAGATCTTCGGCGGCCACATGGCCGACCTCGGCGGCGGCGCGATCCTGAACCTCGGCAGCGTGTCGGCCGACAAGCCGCTCTCGAAGGTCTTCGTCTATTCCGCCTCCAAGGCCGCAGTGGTGAACTACACCAAGAACGTGGCCCGCGAACTCGCGCCCCGCGGCGTCCGCGTCAACGTCCTCTGCCCGGGCTTCTTTCCGGCGGAGCAAAACCGCAAGATCCTCTCCCCCGAGCGGACGGCGTCGATCATGGGCAAGACCCCGATGGCCCGCTTCGGCAACCCGGAGGAGCTGGTGGGCGCCGCGATCCTGCTCTGCGCCCCGGTGGCGGGCAGTTTCATCACCGGCGCCGAGCTGTACGTCGACGGCGGGTTCACGGGGATGAGCATCTGACTTCACGCAAAACACCGGCATCCTGCCGGTTTTTGCTTGGGCCCTCGCGGCCGCAGCCAAGGTGCGACCGGAGGGCCGACTGCTCGCACCTCCCGGCGAGCAGGCCCGGCCTCCAGGCCGGGCGTTGCACCTCTGGGCCAGCGCACCGCCCAACGGGCCGCCTGGATGGCCGGTGATGCCGCGGAAGCCGGTTGGAGGCACGTGCAGGAGTCCGGGGTGCTTTGCCTGCACCACAGACGAACCATCGCGCACGAGGCCGCAACGGCAAAGTCCCCCAGCGACGAGCATGCCTCCGACCGGCTGACTGCCTTCGCGACCGTCGTACCATCCTTGCCCCGACATCCCGGCCGGGTGTGTATTCAGGCTGATCGCGCAGATCGAGACACGCTACACTCACGCCACCATGTCCCACACCATCGTCATCTTCGGCGCTTCCGGCGACCTCACCAGCCGCAAGCTCGTTCCCGCGCTCTACAACCTGCGCCAGTCCGGTGCGCTCCCGGCCGACACGCGGATCGTTGGCTTCTCACGGACGCCCCTGAGCGACGCCGAATGGCGGGCAAGCCTCCGCGAGACGACCGCGAAGCACTGCCAGTGCGGGCCGATCGACGACGCGGCCTGGACCGCCTTCGCGTCCACCATTCACTACCAGCCCGGCGACATCGAGCAGGCCGACGACTTCCACAAGCTCGCCGCCCGCCTCGACGGCCTCGAGGGGGCGACCGCCACGACCCGGATCTACTACCTCGCCACCGCGCCGCAGTTCTACCCCGTCGTCGTCGCGGCCCTTGGCGCCCATGGCCTCGCCGCCGAGACGGCCGGCCCACGGCGGATCGTCGTCGAGAAACCGTTCGGAACCGATTTGGCCACGGCCCGTGACCTGAACGCCCGCCTCCACGCCGTGTTCACCGAAGACCAGGTGTTTCGCATCGATCACTATCTCGGCAAGGAGTCGGTGCAGAACATTCTCGCCCTGCGGTTCGCCAACACGATCTTCGAGCCGGTCTGGAACCGGCGCTACGTCGACCATGTGCAGATCACGGTAGCGGAGGAGGTGAAGGTCGGCCGGCGCGGATCCTACTACGAAACCGCCGGCGTCCTGCGCGACATGTTCCAGAACCACCTTCTCCAGTTGCTCATGGTGACGGCCATGGAGGCGCCGGTGCGGTTCGAGGCGACCGCCGTCCGCAACGAGAAGGTCAAGGTGCTCGACGCCATCCGGCCGCTCGCAGCCGACGAGATCGCAGCCGCCGGCGTCCGTGGCCAGTACCGGGGCTACCGGGCGGAGCCCGGCGTCGCGGCCGACAGCCGCACGGCGACGTTCGGCGCGGTGCGGCTGGAGATCGACAACTGGCGCTGGCAGGGCGTCCCCTTCTACCTGCGCAGCGGCAAGGCGATGAGCTGCCGCACGACGCAGATCGTCATCGGCTTTCGTCAGCCGCCGCTGGAACTGTTCGCCGCCGGCCGGCGGACGTTCCACCGCGAGGCAAACCGGCTCGTGATCCAGATCCAGCCCGCCGAGGGGATCCAGCTCCACTTCCACACCAAGGTGCCGGGGGAGGGGATGCGGCTCCGGCTCACGGATCTGGAGTTCAGCTACTCCCGCGAGTTCGCCGGCCGGCTGCCGGAGGCCTACGAGCCGCTGCTCCTCGACGTCCTCGACGGCGACGCCAGCCTCTTCGCCCGCGCCGACGAGGTGGAGAAGTCGTGGGAGATCATCGATCCGTTCGTGCGGGCCTGGACCGGCACCGACCTGCCGCCGATCGACGCCTACGAGCCGGGCGACTGGGGCCCGTTGGCGAGCGCCGAGTGGATGGCGGCCCAGGGGCGGACGTGGTTCGACCTCTGCCCGGTGCTCACATGACGGCCGCGGCCCAGGCGGGGGCCACGCTGACCAGCCGCCCAGGTCCGTTCTCCATCGGCGGCGTCGCGATCGAGTCGCCGGTCGTGCAGGCCGCGCTGTCGGGCTACAGCGACCTGCCGATGCGGGTGCTCGCCCGGCGGCACGGCGCGGCCTACGCGCTCTGCGAGGTGCTGCTCGACCGGTTCGTCGTCGAGGCGGGCCGGAGCCGGCGCAACTCGGCCCGGCTCGCGGTGGCTGCCGATGAGCATCCCGTCGGCGGTCAGTTGATGGGCGCGAACCCCGACGATTTCCCGCCGGCAGCGCGGCGGCTCGTGGCCGAGGGCTATGACGTCATCGACGTCAACTTCGGCTGCCCGGTCAAGAAGGTGCTGGGCCGCTGCCGTGGCGGCTACCTGCTGTCGCAGCCGGCCACGGCCCTGGAGATCGTGGCCCGCGTCCGCGATGCGGTGCCGGCGCACGTCCCCGTCACGCTCAAGATGCGGCGCGGCATCGACGACTCTCCACGGAGCCGCGACGACTTCTGGACGATCTTCGACGGCGCCTTCGCCCGCGGTGCGGCGGCGATCACCGTCCATGGCCGAACCGTCCAGCAGAAGTACGTCGGCCCCAGCGACTGGGAGTTTCTGGCCGAGGTGAAGCGACATGCCGGCAGCCGCATCGTGATCGGCTCGGGCGACCTGTTTTCCGCGCAGGCCTGCGTGGCGATGCTCGAGCGCACCGGCGTCGACGCCGTGAGCATCGCCCGGGGGGCGATCGGCAATCCATGGATCTTCAACCAGGCCCGGGCCCTGATCGCGGGCGGCCCGCCCCTGCCCCCGCCGACGATCCACGAACAACGGGCCGTCCTCGAGGAGCACTGGGCGCTGTCGATGGAACTCCACGGCGAGGCGGTCGCCGGCCGCAGCATGCGGAAGTTCGCCATCAAGTATGCCCGCGTGCATCCGGAGCACCGTGCCGTCCGCGACGCCTTCATCGCCGTGAAGGTCAACGCCGACTGGCAGCGCGTGCTCGACGGCTTTTACGCCGCCGACGGCCCCGGTCGCGACCCCGCCGCCGACGTCGATGAAGTCACCTCATGCGAGGCGTGAACGCTGGGGGCGCACGGCACGCTGTGGGGAATCCTGTCGCGAACTCGTTCATCGTGACGCCTCTCGTCGTCGAATCCGTGAGGGGTTGCCCGTGCCCTGGGAGCCGGCGTGAGCTGCCAAGCGAAGGCAGGATGCCGGAGCGTAGGCAGGTCCGAGTGAGCGAAGGGCGGGCACCGATCCGCCTAAAGGCGGATTGGTCGGCCCGCAGCGAACGTCCGGCGACGGGGCACGGGCAACCCCGAACCGTCGTCACAGATCTCGACCACGAGTTAGGATGCCCGGCGCGGAGACAGCCGTCGGGCCGGCGGCGCGACACCCATCCCCATCGACGGAGACCCACCACCCCCATGCCCAGCGCCGACCTGCACGCCGTCGTCATCTCCACCGCCCTCAAGCCCGGCAGCAAGACCCGCACCGCCGCCGACCTTCTCGCCACGCGCCTCGCCCAGGAAGGCCTGTCGATCGATCTCATCGACCTGGCCACCGAGCCGCTTCCCGCCTGCGACGGGTTCGGCTGCTACCAGGACGAGCGGGTGCACGTCATGACCCGTCGCGTCCGCGCCGCCGACCTGATCGCCGTCTGCTTCCCCGTCTACAACTATCAGCCCAACGCCGCGGCCAAGAACTTCGTCGAGCTCACCAACGACGCCTGGAAGGACAAGGTCGTGACCTTCGTGGCCAATGCCGGCGGCGATCGCTCGTTCCTCGCCCCCCTGCCCCTCGCCAACGCCCTGATGGTGGACCATCGCTGCGTGATCGTGCCGCAGTTTCTCTACCTGCCCCCGGCCGCGTTCGACGCCGCCGGGAGGGTGGTCCTCGATCCACTCACGGCCGAACTCTTCGAGCAGCAGGTCGCCGCCGCGCACCGCCTCGCCCGTGCCTGGGCGTCCCGCGGCCGCACCGCGGAGGAACGCGGATGAGCGCCTGGCGATCGGCTTGCCTCGCCGGCGCGATGCTCGTCCGGCTCGGCGCGACGGACGCCGCCGAGCCGGACGCCGACGCCCCGCCGGCGCTGCGGGTCGGGGTAGCGCCGATGGTCGCGGCGGCGGAGTGGGCAGGCGACCGGCCCAGCGGGGTGATGATCGACACCTGGGCGACCCTCGCCGATCGGCTCGGCGTGCGGACCGAGTTCGTCCGCGTCGCCACCCCCGCCGACCTCTGCGACGCGCTGATCGCCAGCCGGATCGACGTGGCGCTCGGGCCACTGGCGATCACCGAAGAGCGGGAAAAGAGTTTCGACTGCACCCACCCGCTGTTCCACACGGGCCTGCGGATCGGCGTCCGGCAACGGACGAGCACGGGAATCCTCGCCGCCCTGGGGTCGCTCCTGTCCTGGCAGCTCGGGCTGCTCGTGACGGCGGTCGTCGGCCTCGTGCTCCTGTCGGGACACCTGCTCTGGTGGTTCGAGCGCGACGGCAACGAGCGGTCGTTCCCGCGCGGCTATCCGGGCGGCGTCTGGGAAGCGATCTGGTGGATTGGCTCGGTGATCGTGACCGGCGGCTGCGACGACAAGCACGTCGACAGCCCACGCGGCCGGGTCCTCGCCTTCCTGTGGATGATCGGAGGCATCGGCCTGATTGCCACGTTCACGAGCCTGCTCACGGCGACGATGACCGCCGAACGCGTGGCGGGCACGATCCGCGGGCCACGCGACCTCGTCGGCAGGACCGTGAGCTGCCAGCGCCGGTCACCGATGGCGGACACGATGCGGCAGCGGGGGGCGATCGTGATGGAGCATGACACGCTGCACACGGCCGCCGATGCGCTCGTCCTCGGCATGGTGGACGCGGTGGTGGGGGAGAACCAGCAAATGATGGCGCTGGTCTCGCAGGGAAAGCACCCCGGCGTGATGCTCGTCGGCCCGATCTTCGAGTCGTTCGACTGCGGTCTCGGCCTACCCCCGGGCAGCCCGCTCCGCGAGCGGCTCAACAAGGCCATTCTCGCGATCCGCGAGGACGGTTCCTTCGACCGGATCCGCGACCGCTGGCTGGGGCGGCACGACTGAATCGCGTGCCTTCGCGCCGTCGCAGCCGGTTACCTTTCGCGCCGTCGCAGCCGACAAAGCGTCTGCTCCGGCTTCCAGTCGCCGGGCAAAGCCCGGCTCCTTGTTGATCGCCACCACAGCCGGTGGATCGACGCAGGTCGAGGAGCGTGAGGCTGCATGAACTTCGCGCCGTCGCAGCCGGTTACCTTTCGCGCCGTCGCAGCCGACAAAGCGTCTGCTCCGGCTTCCAGTCGCCGGGCAAAGCCCGGCTCCTTGTTGATCGCCACCGCAGCCGGTGGATCGACGCAGGTCGAGGAGCGTGAGGCTGCATGAACTTCGCGCCGTCGCAGCCGACAAAGCGTCTGCTCCGGCTTCCAGTCGCCGGGCAAAGCCCGGCTCCTTGTTGATCGCCACCGCAGCCGGTGGATCGACGCAGGTCGAGGAGCGTGAGGCTGCATGAACCTCGCGCCGTCGCAGCCGACAAAGCGTCTGCTCCGGCTTTCAGTCGCCGGGCAAAGCCCGGCTCCTGCCTCGACACCACCGCAGCCGGTGGATCGACGCAGGTCGAGGAGCGTGAGGCTATCCTGCCTCAGCGACGAGACCTGCGCCGATCCACCGGCGGATTGGGCTGTATGCCGCGAGCATCGCACCCGGCTCCTCACCCCGTCTCGTCGGCGAGGGCGGCGCCGATTTCCGCGCGGACGTCGCCATCCGTCTCATCCGCCAGCCGGCCGGCGAGCGCGGCGCGGGCCTCGTCCGGCAGCACGCCCGCCTGCAGCCAGCGGCCCAACGCCCAGGCCGCGGCACCGCGAATCACCGGCTCATGATCGGCAAGCGCCCCGACGAGCGCCGGCAGGGCCGCCGGATCGGGACGGTTGCCGAGGGCAACCGCCGCCGACCGCAACAGCCCGCGCCGCTTCGCCCGCAGGATCGGCGATCCGGCGAAGCGCTCACGAAACTCCCGCACGCCGAGCCCGAGCAGATCAGCCAACGACACGGTCGACTCCCCGCGCCGCGGCTGGAAGGCGGGCTCGTCCGAGCCCGGAGCGTGCCTGTTCCACGGGCAGACCTCCTGACAGATGTCGCAGCCAAAGATCCAGTCGGCCATCTCCGCGCGCCGGTCGCGCGGGATCGGCCCCTGCTCCTCGATCGTGATGGCACTGATGCAGCGCCGCGCGTCGAGCAGCCGCGGCTCCGGCAGGGCACCGGTCGGGCAGGCATCGAGACAGGCCGTGCAGGTACCGCAGTGATCGACCTCGAGCGGCACCTCGGGGGGTAGTTCCAGGTCGGTGAGGATCGCCGTCAGCAGGAAGAAGCTGCCGGCCCGGGGATCGATGAGCATCGTGTTCTTGCCGATCCAGCCGAGGCCGGCGAGAAGACCGTAGTCGCGCTCGGAAAGCGGTGCCGAATCGACCACCGCCCGCGTCCGGCATGCGACCCGCGACTCGAGCCAGGCGGCGAGCGCGTTGCCCCGCGCCCGGAGCAGGTCGTGGTAGTCGTCCCCGCGGGCGTAGCGGGCGACGAGCCCCCGGCCGGGCGCGACCGCCGCCGCCTCCGCGCCGCCGGTCGCATGGTCCGTCGCCAGAACGATCACGCTCCGGGCGGCCGGGAGCAGGCTGCCGGGATCGGCCCGCAACGGCTCGTGTCGCTCCAGCCAGCTCGCCATGCCCCCCGCGAAGCCGGCCGCGAGCCAGGAGCGAAGCCGGTCGTGATGGGGCGGCGGCACAGCCGGGGCGATCCCGAGCCGGGAGAAACCCAGCCGCTCGGCCTCGGCACGCAGGTCGCGGAGGAGGAGCGGCGTGTTCAAGGAAGATGCGTCGGCGCCCATGTGCCTGCAGGATCGCGACATTGGGAAGGCTGGTGAATCACGGCCGCCGTGCCGGAAAGCACGGGGGAAATCGCCGCCAAATGGTCTGGACCGGGGCGGGCGAATCGCTATCGTCCCGCCGCGTTCGGCCCCGGGATTGTCCCGCGGCGCGATCCGTTTCCCAAGCCATGTTTCTCGTCCGCGGAGTCACCGCCGTGCCGAATTCCCCCGTTCGTCGTCGCGGCCCCGGCCGCAGCCCGACCCTCGCGATCATCGGCATGCTGCTGGCGGCGTTCGCCGGCTGCCAGACAGCCCGCCCACCGGCGACCTACCCCGCGGTCGGCCAGCAGCCCGCATACGGCGGTTGGGCGACGCAGCCGCAGGGTGCGGCCTACCCGCCGAGTGCGCCGATGCCCGGCCCGGCGGCCCAGCCGGTCGCTCAGGCCTGGCCGCAGGCACCGACGACGACCATGCTGCCGGCAGCGCCGCCGCAGCCGCAGCCGTACAACGGCCCCAGCTCGCAAAGCCTCACCGGCCAGTGGCAGCAGATGCAGAACAGTGCCGCCAACCAGTGGCAGCAGATGAACACTCAGGCGCAGCAGCAGGCCCAGCAGGCCTATGCCAACGCCCAGCAACAGCTCAATCAAGTCCCTGCCCAGTTCAACCAGCAGGCCAACCAGGCGATGAACCAGGCGAATCAGCAGATGAACCAGGCCTTCCAGGCAGGGCAGCAGCAGGCACAGCAGGGACTGAACCAAGCCAACCAGCAGTTCAACCAGGCGTTGCAGGCCGGCCAGCAGCAGGTCGCCCAGTATCCGCCGCAGCAGCCCACCAACCCGACGTGGAACCCGTTCGCGACGCCCGCGGCGTCGCAGCCGCCGGCCCGGGCCACGCCCGTGGCCGTGCCGCGATACTGATCCCGCCGCGGCAGCGCCGCCGGCCCGAGGCTACACCTCGATCTCGTAGCCCCGCCGATAGGGCCGGGCGAGCATCGCGCTTGCCTGTTCGTCGCCGAGGATCCGCTCCCCAACGGGATCCCACTGCAGCGGCCTGCCGAGCCGGGCACTGATCCCGGCGAGGTGGCAGACGTTGAGCATCCGCATGTGGGAATGGACGTCGGAGATCGGCTCGCTGCCCTCGCGGACGCAGTGGAGGAAGTTGGCCCAGTGGGCCTTGCGCTCGTCCCCTTCCATCGGCATGTGGCGATAGACCTTCGCGACCGCGTTGGCCGGCAGCGGATCGTCCTTCAGGGCATCGACCGGCCCGCCGGCGAGCTTGCCGCGGTTGACGAAGATCGTCCCCTTGTCCCCCTCGATGAGCACGCCGTT harbors:
- the queG gene encoding epoxyqueuosine reductase, which translates into the protein MGADASSLNTPLLLRDLRAEAERLGFSRLGIAPAVPPPHHDRLRSWLAAGFAGGMASWLERHEPLRADPGSLLPAARSVIVLATDHATGGAEAAAVAPGRGLVARYARGDDYHDLLRARGNALAAWLESRVACRTRAVVDSAPLSERDYGLLAGLGWIGKNTMLIDPRAGSFFLLTAILTDLELPPEVPLEVDHCGTCTACLDACPTGALPEPRLLDARRCISAITIEEQGPIPRDRRAEMADWIFGCDICQEVCPWNRHAPGSDEPAFQPRRGESTVSLADLLGLGVREFRERFAGSPILRAKRRGLLRSAAVALGNRPDPAALPALVGALADHEPVIRGAAAWALGRWLQAGVLPDEARAALAGRLADETDGDVRAEIGAALADETG
- a CDS encoding tRNA-dihydrouridine synthase → MTAAAQAGATLTSRPGPFSIGGVAIESPVVQAALSGYSDLPMRVLARRHGAAYALCEVLLDRFVVEAGRSRRNSARLAVAADEHPVGGQLMGANPDDFPPAARRLVAEGYDVIDVNFGCPVKKVLGRCRGGYLLSQPATALEIVARVRDAVPAHVPVTLKMRRGIDDSPRSRDDFWTIFDGAFARGAAAITVHGRTVQQKYVGPSDWEFLAEVKRHAGSRIVIGSGDLFSAQACVAMLERTGVDAVSIARGAIGNPWIFNQARALIAGGPPLPPPTIHEQRAVLEEHWALSMELHGEAVAGRSMRKFAIKYARVHPEHRAVRDAFIAVKVNADWQRVLDGFYAADGPGRDPAADVDEVTSCEA
- a CDS encoding D-mannonate oxidoreductase, which produces MADGFLENLFSLRGRTAVVVGGTGVLGGALADGLAGAGAFVVIAGRGADRGAARVAAIRAAGGDGMFVSVDACDRASVKALLDATVAARGRADILVNCAGVNSALPYFDIPDEDFTKIIDTNLKSTHLGCQIFGGHMADLGGGAILNLGSVSADKPLSKVFVYSASKAAVVNYTKNVARELAPRGVRVNVLCPGFFPAEQNRKILSPERTASIMGKTPMARFGNPEELVGAAILLCAPVAGSFITGAELYVDGGFTGMSI
- the 6pgD gene encoding 6-phosphogluconate dehydrogenase, decarboxylating, whose amino-acid sequence is MGRERGCDIGLIGLAVMGENLALNIASRGYSIAVYNRTTSVTDAFTSGRGRLPNVTGCHTLPDLVAALERPRKLMMMVKAGSAVDDLIRTLIPLLSPGDVLIDGGNTLPSDTDRRTREVEAAGLLYVGTGVSGGEEGALKGPSLMPGGSPAAWPLVKPIFQAIAAKVGPQGDIPCCDWVGPRGAGNYVKMVHNGIEYGDMQLICEAYWLLKHGAGLTNPELARVFADWNRGDLDSYLIEITRDIFTVRDPDTGDFLVDLILDKAGAKGTGKWMSQLALDLGVPSTLVTEAVYARCLSALKDARGRASQVLQGPDMANRGNKAEFIEQVRQALYASKIASYAQGFVQLAAAAKEQDWPLDYASIAMMWRGGCIIRARFLERIAEAYRDRPDLENLMLAPYFTEALATAQKAWRHVVASAATIGVPVPAFMSALAYYDGYRHASLPANLLQAQRDYFGAHTYERTDKPGTFHSEWLDLRTPMT
- the g6pD gene encoding glucose-6-phosphate 1-dehydrogenase, whose translation is MSHTIVIFGASGDLTSRKLVPALYNLRQSGALPADTRIVGFSRTPLSDAEWRASLRETTAKHCQCGPIDDAAWTAFASTIHYQPGDIEQADDFHKLAARLDGLEGATATTRIYYLATAPQFYPVVVAALGAHGLAAETAGPRRIVVEKPFGTDLATARDLNARLHAVFTEDQVFRIDHYLGKESVQNILALRFANTIFEPVWNRRYVDHVQITVAEEVKVGRRGSYYETAGVLRDMFQNHLLQLLMVTAMEAPVRFEATAVRNEKVKVLDAIRPLAADEIAAAGVRGQYRGYRAEPGVAADSRTATFGAVRLEIDNWRWQGVPFYLRSGKAMSCRTTQIVIGFRQPPLELFAAGRRTFHREANRLVIQIQPAEGIQLHFHTKVPGEGMRLRLTDLEFSYSREFAGRLPEAYEPLLLDVLDGDASLFARADEVEKSWEIIDPFVRAWTGTDLPPIDAYEPGDWGPLASAEWMAAQGRTWFDLCPVLT